In Candidatus Dadabacteria bacterium, a single genomic region encodes these proteins:
- the cimA gene encoding citramalate synthase has product MSRKVEIYDVTLRDGTQGEGISFSVDEKVRITEKLADLGMDYIEGGWPGSNERDREYFSRAAGMDFGRSKVSAFSSTRRAGVSCDEDGNLQTLLKTGVGTATLVGKAWDFHVTEVLETSLEENLAMINDSVGYLKERMDTVFFDAEHFFDGFKNNADYALAACRAAFDAGADAVILCDTNGGSMPWEVGGAVAEIRKLLGGDPALGIHAHNDTEQGVSNTLYAVREGVRQVQGTMNGYGERCGNANLCSIMANMSLKLGMDCCNGGLKNLYETAHFINDLANLNPLKKKAFVGKSAFAHKGGIHASAVVKNPGTYEHINPELVGNRRRFLVSDLSGRANIVSKAAETGITVEPSDKRVKDILAELKNLENKGYEFEGAEASFELLVRKHLGLYNKRFFVEDIKTSVIREGKDGEPVSSAEVSVRVDGKIERREASGNGPVNALDKALRQSLEGFFPAIRSVRLKDYKVRVVSSAKGTDSVVRVLVESGDGKAVWNTVGVSENIVEASWRALIDSIDYKLLRDEL; this is encoded by the coding sequence TTCCGTGGACGAGAAGGTCCGCATAACGGAAAAACTCGCCGACCTCGGAATGGACTACATAGAGGGCGGGTGGCCCGGCTCAAACGAGCGCGATCGCGAATACTTCAGCCGCGCCGCCGGGATGGATTTCGGGCGGTCAAAAGTCAGCGCATTTTCAAGCACACGGCGCGCGGGTGTATCGTGCGATGAAGACGGAAACCTTCAGACGCTTCTCAAAACGGGAGTCGGCACGGCGACTCTGGTGGGCAAAGCGTGGGACTTCCATGTGACGGAGGTTCTTGAGACCTCCCTTGAGGAAAACCTTGCGATGATAAACGACTCGGTCGGATACCTGAAGGAGAGGATGGACACGGTGTTTTTTGACGCCGAGCATTTTTTTGACGGCTTCAAGAACAATGCGGACTACGCGCTTGCCGCCTGCCGCGCGGCGTTTGACGCCGGGGCGGACGCCGTGATTCTGTGCGACACAAACGGCGGCTCAATGCCGTGGGAAGTCGGGGGCGCGGTGGCTGAAATCAGAAAACTTCTCGGCGGCGACCCCGCGCTTGGAATTCACGCCCATAACGACACGGAGCAGGGAGTTTCAAACACCCTTTACGCGGTCAGGGAGGGAGTGCGGCAGGTGCAGGGCACGATGAACGGATACGGCGAGCGGTGCGGCAACGCCAACCTGTGCTCAATTATGGCGAACATGTCGCTCAAACTTGGAATGGACTGCTGCAACGGCGGGCTGAAAAACCTCTATGAAACGGCGCATTTCATAAATGACCTTGCCAATCTCAACCCGCTGAAAAAGAAGGCGTTTGTCGGCAAAAGCGCGTTTGCCCACAAGGGCGGCATACACGCGAGCGCGGTGGTGAAAAACCCCGGCACTTATGAGCATATCAACCCCGAACTTGTCGGAAACCGCAGAAGGTTTCTGGTGTCCGACCTGTCGGGAAGGGCGAACATTGTTTCCAAGGCGGCGGAGACGGGCATAACCGTTGAGCCGTCCGACAAAAGGGTTAAAGACATTCTTGCCGAACTCAAAAACCTTGAAAACAAGGGGTATGAGTTTGAGGGCGCGGAGGCGTCTTTTGAACTTCTGGTGAGAAAACATCTGGGGCTTTACAACAAGCGGTTTTTTGTGGAAGACATTAAAACCTCGGTCATCCGCGAGGGAAAAGACGGCGAGCCGGTTTCCTCGGCGGAGGTGTCCGTCCGGGTTGACGGCAAAATTGAGAGGCGGGAGGCAAGCGGCAACGGCCCCGTGAACGCGCTTGACAAGGCGCTCCGGCAGTCGCTTGAGGGCTTTTTTCCGGCGATACGTTCGGTGCGGCTCAAAGACTACAAGGTGCGGGTGGTCTCATCCGCCAAGGGAACGGACTCCGTGGTGCGGGTGCTGGTTGAATCGGGAGACGGCAAAGCCGTGTGGAACACGGTCGGGGTGTCTGAAAACATTGTTGAGGCGAGCTGGCGGGCGCTCATAGACAGCATTGACTACAAACTGCTGAGAGACGAACTTTAA
- a CDS encoding 3'-5' exonuclease — protein sequence MPDAEVIGEMWKRGGATEEEPRPFLKTVLCRVVSLSMVSRTVSEDGTVKVSLHSIPQIGASPQEGGERRIIATFLEGVGRHKPQVVGYNSVRADLKILVQRAVINGLSIPGFARRPDKPWEGADYFSAASDWNVDMMQIVGGNRSTPSLNEIARLSGIPGKMGVDGNEVAPLWLKGKVDDIVIYNEFDALTTYLLWLRFARFGGFFDKEQYETEQGRVRELLTARRLEGGNNHLEEYLKEWERLSAAVAPPRGD from the coding sequence ATGCCCGATGCCGAAGTAATAGGCGAGATGTGGAAAAGAGGCGGGGCGACGGAGGAAGAGCCGAGGCCGTTTCTGAAAACTGTTCTGTGCAGGGTTGTCTCCCTCTCAATGGTCTCCCGCACAGTCTCGGAGGACGGGACGGTCAAGGTCTCGCTTCATTCCATTCCGCAAATCGGGGCGTCTCCGCAGGAGGGGGGCGAACGCCGCATAATCGCCACTTTCCTTGAAGGCGTGGGCAGGCACAAACCGCAGGTTGTCGGCTACAACTCCGTGCGCGCCGACCTGAAAATCCTTGTGCAGAGGGCTGTCATTAACGGGCTGTCCATTCCCGGTTTCGCCCGCAGACCCGACAAACCCTGGGAAGGGGCGGACTACTTTTCCGCCGCAAGCGACTGGAATGTGGACATGATGCAGATTGTGGGGGGCAACAGGTCAACCCCCTCGCTCAATGAGATCGCCCGCCTGTCCGGCATTCCGGGCAAGATGGGCGTTGACGGAAACGAGGTCGCCCCGCTCTGGCTTAAGGGCAAGGTTGACGACATAGTGATATACAACGAATTTGACGCGCTCACCACCTACCTGCTGTGGCTGCGCTTCGCCCGCTTCGGCGGCTTTTTTGACAAAGAGCAATACGAAACCGAACAGGGGCGCGTGAGGGAATTGCTTACGGCCCGCCGCCTTGAGGGCGGCAACAACCATCTTGAGGAATATCTGAAGGAATGGGAGCGGCTTTCCGCCGCCGTTGCCCCGCCTCGCGGGGATTAA
- a CDS encoding DUF4437 domain-containing protein yields MKRAVSIFAVVALVAGFLLVKNQTDTPVKVVLMSEVKWEQLNPARGDKSPKSGALWGDRTGTGPSGFLVKFVDGFRSPPHIHNVAYRGVVIEGSIHNSAPDAEEVWMSPGSFWTQPAGGAHITAAGGGNAMAYIEIEEGPYLVLHVGEAFQSGDNPVNLDASSIAWVSRPGVSASAGLKTAALWGSSQDNQPGGALVNLPAGFAGVISSRGSIFRAVVIQGRPSHQAPGETGIKTMEPGSYFGSGGESAHLISCGTEEGCILYVRAEGGFNIIPTQPEK; encoded by the coding sequence ATGAAAAGAGCGGTTTCCATATTCGCGGTGGTTGCCCTTGTTGCAGGGTTTCTGCTGGTGAAAAATCAAACTGACACTCCCGTAAAGGTTGTTCTGATGTCCGAGGTTAAGTGGGAGCAACTTAATCCCGCTCGCGGTGACAAGAGCCCGAAATCCGGCGCTCTTTGGGGCGACCGCACCGGCACCGGGCCGTCGGGCTTTCTCGTTAAATTTGTGGACGGCTTCAGGTCGCCGCCTCATATTCACAATGTCGCCTACCGGGGAGTGGTTATTGAGGGTTCCATCCACAACAGTGCTCCTGATGCGGAGGAGGTGTGGATGTCGCCGGGCTCTTTCTGGACACAGCCTGCCGGAGGCGCCCACATTACCGCCGCCGGAGGCGGCAACGCCATGGCTTACATTGAAATTGAAGAAGGGCCGTATCTCGTTCTCCATGTCGGGGAGGCATTTCAGAGCGGAGACAATCCGGTTAATCTGGACGCATCAAGCATCGCTTGGGTCAGTCGGCCCGGAGTGTCCGCCTCCGCCGGGTTAAAGACCGCCGCCCTCTGGGGAAGTTCGCAGGACAATCAGCCGGGCGGAGCCCTCGTCAATCTGCCCGCCGGATTTGCCGGAGTGATAAGCAGCCGGGGTTCAATCTTCCGCGCTGTGGTGATACAAGGTCGTCCCAGCCATCAAGCGCCGGGCGAGACCGGCATTAAGACCATGGAGCCGGGCAGTTATTTCGGTTCCGGGGGAGAGTCGGCGCATCTTATATCGTGCGGAACGGAAGAGGGATGCATTCTCTATGTGCGTGCGGAAGGCGGGTTTAATATCATTCCGACACAACCGGAGAAGTAG
- a CDS encoding sugar phosphate nucleotidyltransferase, which produces MSNDREQKTGGGSKRRTGGRPERKAGDRPERRSGGRPDRKAGDRPERRGSGRPDRREGDRPERRASGRPDRRSGDRPERGASGRPDRRVGDRPERKTDGEPEQKPRELRTVYLLLAGGAGRRLWPSSRDLRPKPLLRPDFEMSLLESAVSLINSCEHSPEVTVLAGAAQEEAFRSHIDGMDTGGARVRLSCEPVSRNTAPAIALGAMRALDLAGEEDDEDADVVVAALPSDHFVGDNKEFKRALSAAVSAAKKGSIAVIGVQPTRPETGYGYIKRGAAAGAGVFNVGGFTEKPDAETAAGYVEDGFLWNCGIFVFRARVMIDEIKKHAPEVFAAVRGAVSKQDSYGLPDRQRYARSLDISIDYAVMEKTDLGAVVPAGFEWSDVGSWRAVYDILKKGKGGNVVKGDAVVENSEDCLVLAGGGRLVAAGGLKDIAVVDEGDALLVADMNSPESVKALATRLAADKRPEAFLPAQREYKWGAETEIESGEGFSVRGVSVKKKMEYEPGGAGHILVLEGEAVASLASKSVRLSAGDMVEIPDDVSARFKNGGVSVLRLLEVSFKREG; this is translated from the coding sequence ATGAGTAACGACCGGGAACAAAAGACGGGCGGCGGGTCAAAGCGAAGGACAGGCGGCAGACCGGAACGGAAGGCGGGCGACAGACCGGAGCGAAGGTCTGGTGGCAGACCCGACAGGAAGGCGGGCGACAGGCCTGAGCGAAGGGGGAGTGGCAGGCCAGACAGGAGAGAGGGCGACAGGCCTGAGCGAAGGGCAAGTGGCAGGCCAGACAGGAGGTCGGGCGACAGGCCGGAGCGAGGTGCAAGTGGCAGACCCGACAGAAGGGTGGGCGACAGGCCGGAGCGAAAGACGGACGGCGAGCCTGAGCAGAAGCCGCGCGAGTTGCGCACAGTTTATCTACTTCTTGCCGGCGGCGCGGGCAGAAGGTTGTGGCCGTCCTCGCGCGATTTGCGCCCCAAGCCCCTTTTGCGCCCCGATTTTGAGATGTCGCTTCTGGAAAGCGCCGTATCGCTGATTAACTCGTGCGAGCATTCGCCGGAGGTTACCGTGCTGGCGGGCGCGGCGCAGGAAGAGGCTTTCCGCTCCCACATTGACGGCATGGACACCGGCGGGGCGCGGGTTCGTCTCTCCTGCGAGCCGGTGTCTCGAAACACCGCGCCCGCGATCGCGCTGGGGGCAATGCGCGCCCTTGACCTTGCCGGGGAAGAGGATGATGAGGATGCGGACGTGGTGGTTGCGGCTCTTCCGTCCGACCATTTTGTGGGCGACAACAAAGAGTTCAAAAGGGCGCTTTCCGCCGCCGTCTCCGCCGCGAAGAAAGGGTCTATTGCCGTTATCGGGGTTCAGCCGACCCGTCCTGAAACCGGATACGGATACATAAAAAGGGGGGCTGCGGCGGGCGCGGGTGTTTTCAATGTGGGCGGTTTCACCGAGAAGCCGGATGCCGAAACAGCCGCCGGGTATGTGGAAGACGGCTTTTTGTGGAATTGCGGCATATTCGTTTTCAGGGCGCGCGTTATGATTGATGAGATCAAAAAGCATGCCCCCGAAGTTTTCGCCGCAGTGCGCGGGGCGGTTTCAAAGCAGGATTCCTACGGCCTTCCCGACAGGCAACGTTACGCTCGCTCGCTGGACATTTCCATTGATTATGCGGTTATGGAGAAGACGGATTTGGGCGCGGTTGTTCCCGCCGGTTTTGAGTGGAGCGATGTCGGCTCGTGGCGGGCGGTTTATGACATTCTTAAAAAGGGGAAGGGGGGCAATGTTGTCAAGGGGGATGCGGTTGTTGAGAACTCTGAAGACTGTCTTGTGCTTGCGGGCGGCGGCCGCTTGGTCGCTGCGGGCGGGTTGAAAGACATTGCCGTTGTGGACGAGGGAGACGCGCTGCTGGTTGCGGACATGAACAGCCCGGAGAGCGTCAAGGCGTTGGCAACGCGGCTTGCGGCGGACAAGAGGCCGGAGGCGTTCCTTCCCGCGCAAAGGGAATATAAGTGGGGCGCGGAAACGGAGATTGAGAGCGGGGAGGGGTTTTCCGTCCGGGGTGTCAGCGTCAAAAAGAAGATGGAGTATGAGCCGGGCGGCGCGGGTCATATTCTTGTGCTTGAGGGCGAAGCGGTTGCCTCGCTTGCGAGCAAGAGCGTCCGGTTGTCCGCGGGGGATATGGTTGAGATTCCGGACGATGTTTCCGCGCGTTTCAAAAACGGCGGCGTTTCCGTGCTCCGTCTGCTTGAGGTGTCTTTCAAGCGGGAGGGGTAG
- a CDS encoding DUF4301 family protein, with protein MNDIPSVRSQIEILKSPPSWTRLVRPCRAGDGIVRLSDERRKSLRALFDGARPALSALSFVPASGAASRMFARLASGDPDAVARFAGNIEKFAFFDDLKIGAERPDAEEIVRAALSAGGLGYSDIPKGLVKFHRYGDGRADAFEEHINAARLYSDGVHFTVSPRFPQDEKRRLEAGGDVSFSVQDPATDTVALWEDGDLVTDDSGETVFRPSGHGALLGNLNRLKADVIFISNIDNVSRRDREPGPEAHRKELAGLLVELSSAAPPERPVRVCGVIQNTGEPGGGPFWVRDDSGDERPQIVEAAQVDFSDPSQRDIWRSATHFNPVDMVCRKGGFDLARYSDGSFMVVDKTLGGRPIKALEMPGLWNGAMAGWETVFVEIPSGSFNPVKEVFDLLRPCHQDLRDE; from the coding sequence ATGAATGATATTCCCTCCGTCCGCTCCCAGATAGAGATTCTCAAGAGCCCGCCCTCGTGGACGCGCCTCGTCCGTCCGTGCCGGGCGGGAGACGGAATCGTCCGTCTTTCGGACGAGCGCAGAAAGTCTCTCCGCGCCCTGTTTGACGGGGCGCGCCCCGCGCTCTCCGCTCTCTCTTTCGTTCCCGCTTCGGGGGCGGCAAGCAGAATGTTTGCCCGCCTCGCTTCGGGAGACCCGGACGCGGTTGCAAGGTTTGCCGGAAACATTGAAAAGTTCGCCTTTTTTGACGACCTGAAAATTGGCGCGGAACGTCCCGATGCGGAGGAAATTGTCCGCGCCGCGCTTTCCGCCGGGGGCCTCGGATACTCGGACATTCCCAAGGGGCTGGTTAAGTTTCACCGCTACGGGGACGGACGGGCGGACGCTTTTGAAGAGCACATAAACGCCGCCCGCCTTTATTCGGACGGGGTTCATTTCACAGTTTCACCCCGGTTTCCGCAGGATGAAAAACGGCGGCTTGAAGCCGGGGGGGATGTTTCCTTTTCCGTTCAGGACCCCGCCACGGACACGGTTGCCCTGTGGGAAGACGGCGATCTGGTTACGGACGATTCGGGCGAAACGGTTTTCCGCCCTTCGGGGCACGGGGCGCTTCTGGGCAATCTGAACCGCCTGAAAGCGGATGTGATTTTCATCTCAAACATAGACAATGTGTCGCGCCGCGACCGCGAGCCGGGGCCGGAGGCGCACAGAAAGGAACTTGCGGGGCTTCTGGTTGAACTCTCATCCGCCGCGCCGCCGGAACGCCCGGTGAGGGTGTGCGGCGTGATACAAAACACGGGCGAGCCGGGCGGCGGGCCCTTCTGGGTTCGGGACGATTCGGGGGATGAGAGGCCGCAAATAGTTGAGGCGGCGCAGGTTGATTTTTCAGACCCCTCCCAGCGGGATATATGGCGGAGCGCGACCCATTTCAATCCCGTTGACATGGTTTGCCGCAAGGGGGGCTTTGACCTTGCCCGCTATTCGGACGGCTCTTTTATGGTTGTTGACAAGACCCTCGGCGGGCGTCCCATAAAGGCGCTTGAGATGCCGGGGCTGTGGAACGGGGCAATGGCGGGATGGGAAACGGTTTTTGTGGAAATTCCCTCCGGGAGTTTTAATCCGGTGAAGGAAGTTTTTGACTTGTTGCGCCCTTGCCATCAGGATTTGAGAGATGAGTAA
- the clpX gene encoding ATP-dependent Clp protease ATP-binding subunit ClpX: protein MKRGGREVSQVCSFCSKGKSDVSKLIAGPNDVYICNECIDLCNEIIREEEEKERSGTGYTKAKGTASKDSLMTPSEIKRFLDEYVIGQEHAKKVISVAVHNHYRRVEAAESAALKGKSSEEVEIQKSNVMLIGPTGSGKTLIAQTLAKILKVPFAIVDATCYTEAGYVGEDVENMIVSLLQDADYDIEKASKGIIYIDEIDKLVRKSGDSPSITRDVSGEGVQQALLKIMEGAKTNVPPKGGRKHPQQDFVQVDTTNILFICGGAFFGLEDIIRRRKGKNSIGFGSAVASGEAGAENVSIMRDVQMEDQIEYGLIPEFVGRVPVIATLDELGEESLVSILTKPRNALVKQYAKLMQLEGVDLEFTDSALRLIAKESIKRKTGARGLRSIIESIMLDVLYEAPSDKSLNRCVITEEVIKGEGKPLFHYNLRKKTAS from the coding sequence ATGAAGCGCGGCGGCAGGGAAGTGAGCCAGGTCTGCTCGTTTTGCAGCAAGGGGAAGAGCGATGTGTCAAAACTCATCGCGGGCCCCAATGACGTTTATATCTGCAACGAGTGCATAGACCTGTGCAATGAAATAATCCGGGAGGAGGAAGAGAAGGAGCGGAGCGGAACCGGCTACACAAAAGCCAAAGGGACGGCATCCAAAGACTCTCTTATGACCCCGTCCGAGATCAAGCGGTTTCTTGATGAATACGTCATCGGGCAGGAACACGCAAAGAAGGTCATATCGGTTGCGGTGCACAACCACTACAGGCGCGTTGAGGCTGCGGAATCGGCGGCGCTGAAGGGGAAATCCTCCGAAGAGGTTGAGATACAGAAAAGCAACGTGATGCTCATCGGCCCCACGGGTTCGGGAAAAACGCTGATAGCGCAGACGCTTGCGAAAATCCTCAAAGTTCCCTTTGCCATAGTTGACGCCACCTGCTACACGGAGGCGGGCTATGTGGGCGAGGATGTGGAAAACATGATAGTGAGCCTCCTTCAGGATGCGGACTACGACATAGAAAAGGCGTCAAAGGGAATCATTTATATTGACGAGATAGACAAACTCGTCCGCAAAAGCGGCGACAGCCCCTCAATCACGCGCGATGTGTCGGGCGAGGGAGTGCAGCAGGCGTTGCTCAAGATCATGGAGGGCGCGAAAACAAACGTGCCTCCGAAAGGCGGAAGGAAACACCCTCAGCAGGATTTCGTTCAGGTGGACACCACCAACATACTGTTTATATGCGGCGGGGCGTTTTTCGGCCTTGAGGATATTATCAGGCGGAGGAAGGGGAAAAACTCCATCGGTTTCGGCTCAGCCGTTGCCTCCGGGGAGGCGGGCGCGGAAAACGTTTCCATAATGCGGGATGTGCAGATGGAAGACCAGATTGAATACGGGCTGATACCGGAATTTGTGGGGAGAGTTCCCGTCATTGCGACCCTTGATGAACTGGGCGAGGAATCTCTTGTGAGCATTCTTACAAAGCCGCGCAACGCGCTTGTGAAGCAGTATGCCAAACTTATGCAGCTTGAGGGTGTTGACCTTGAGTTTACGGACTCCGCGCTCCGCCTGATAGCCAAGGAGTCAATAAAACGCAAAACCGGCGCGCGCGGTCTGCGCTCAATCATTGAGTCCATAATGCTGGATGTTCTTTATGAAGCGCCCTCCGACAAATCGCTCAACCGCTGCGTTATAACCGAAGAGGTTATAAAGGGCGAGGGCAAGCCGCTGTTCCATTACAATCTCCGCAAGAAGACGGCGTCTTAA
- the clpP gene encoding ATP-dependent Clp endopeptidase proteolytic subunit ClpP, producing the protein MSTYVPFVVEQTGRGERSYDIFSRLLRDRIIFIGSAIDDAVANLVIAQLMFLESEDPDKAVHLYINSPGGHVTAGLAIYDTMQYVRNEVSTMCIGQAASMAAVLLAGGAAGRRHALPHSRIMIHQVLGGVQGQAKDIEIHANEILRMRKELNGILESHTGQTLEKIEKDTDRDHFMSAEQAKEYGIVDSIMTMREPLRKAAGAEE; encoded by the coding sequence ATGTCCACCTACGTTCCATTTGTTGTGGAGCAGACCGGGAGGGGCGAGCGTTCCTATGACATCTTTTCCCGTCTCCTCAGAGACAGGATAATTTTCATAGGTTCCGCCATAGACGATGCGGTCGCCAACCTTGTCATTGCTCAACTTATGTTTCTTGAGTCGGAAGATCCGGACAAGGCAGTGCACCTTTATATCAATTCGCCGGGGGGGCATGTTACGGCGGGGCTCGCCATATACGATACAATGCAGTATGTCCGCAACGAGGTTTCCACAATGTGCATAGGGCAGGCGGCAAGCATGGCGGCGGTTCTGCTCGCGGGCGGCGCGGCGGGGCGTAGGCACGCGCTTCCGCACTCAAGGATAATGATCCATCAGGTTCTCGGCGGGGTTCAGGGGCAGGCGAAAGACATAGAGATACACGCCAACGAAATTTTGAGAATGCGCAAGGAACTCAACGGCATTTTGGAGTCTCATACCGGGCAGACGCTTGAGAAAATTGAAAAGGACACCGACAGAGACCACTTTATGAGCGCGGAACAGGCAAAGGAATACGGCATAGTGGACTCCATAATGACAATGAGAGAGCCGCTTCGCAAAGCGGCGGGGGCGGAGGAATGA